A window of Clostridiisalibacter paucivorans DSM 22131 genomic DNA:
TTGTATGCTTATCATAAGTATTTATATGTCTTAGCAAGTTGAGCATTAAAGTAATGGTAAAATCTGAAACCTCCTCTATACAATAATCTGGAATATTACAAACTGCAATTCCTTTCTCTCTTGCCCTATCTGTATCTATAGTATCATATCCTATCCCTTGCCTCACTATGACTTTACAATTATTCATAGAATCAATTATTTCCTTGGTTATTGGCTTATCTGCTGTTATGATAGCATCTGTATCAACTACCTCTTTTCGAAATGTCTCCTGATCGTCATTTGGTATAAATACTAAATCTAGACCTGCCTTTTCTATTAAACCTCTCTCATAGGTTGGATTGTTTATTAATACACTACTCAAAACAACTTTTTTTCCCATATATATTACCTCCTAATCATTTTTAAATATATTGAATAGTCCTTTATCTTATTTCATTTAAACTCTAAACTATAGTTTTCCTAAAGCCTCTTTGATTTTATAGCAGGCTTCTACAATATCTTCATAAGAACGACAATATGCCAATCTTATATGACCTTTTCCATAATCTCCAAAGGCCGTTCCTGGGACTCCTACAACCCCTGCTTCATCCATTAAATAATTACAAAAATCCGTCTCAGTCATTCCAAATGCTGTGATATCAGGAAATGCATAAAATGCACCCTTGGGTTTTATCATTTTTAATCCATCTATTTTAGTGAAGGCATCATATAGATAATCTCCCCTTCTTTTAAATTCTTTTACCATATCATCAATAAAATTATCACCATGTTTAAACGCTTCTACAGCACCCCATTGAGCAAATGCTGTAACACAGGTAGAAAAATTTTGATGCACTTTATTTATATATTTGATTGCATTTAACGGTCCAAGTACATATCCCACTCTCCAACCTGTCATGGAAAATGATTTAGAAGTGGATTTTACTACTAAAGTTCTTTCCCTCATATCTTCTAATGTTGAAATAGAAACATGTTCTTGTCCATAAATAAATTCATCATAACATTCATCAGATACGACTATCAAATCCCTTTCTTTGGCTATGTTTGCAATCTTCTGTAAGTTTTCCTTATCCAAGACATATCCTGCTGGATTATTAGGTGAATTAAGTAATATCATCTTTGTATTTTTAGTTATTCTCTTTTCTATTTCCTCTATTCTCAATTCCCAATTATCAACCATAAGTACGGGTACTTCTACTAATTTAACTCCAGCTATAATGGCTTGTTCTCTATAAGCTGAAAAGAAAGGACTGGGACAAATAATTTCTTCTCCAGGGTTCAACATAGTCAACATAATTACACCTATAACCTCTGCTGCTCCACACATTACACTGATTTCTGTTTCATAATCATATTTAAGACCAAAACGTCTTTCTTCCTTTTCACAAATAGCTTTCCTTAAAGGTTTAATACCATTAATATCTGTATAATGAACTTGTCCTTTATCTAGAGCCTTTTTTACTCCTTCCTTAGCAAAATCTGGTGAATCATAGTCTGGCCTACCAATTTCCATATGTATAACCCTTTTTCCTTGTTCTTCTAATTTATTTGCTCTTCCAAATATCTCATATAGTCCTCCAAAAGGCATTGCTTTCAATCTTTCATTACAATCTTTCATTTTATACTCCCCCTATTTTTAAAATTTTTATACTAATAACATGGACAATTGTGGAATAAAAGTTGTCAATAATAGTACAAATATAATAGTTCCAATAATTGGCCATATATATTTAATAATACCTTCCATAGGTATCTTTCCAACTGCTGACGCAATAAATAGATTTGCTCCATATGGAGGTGTAATAAAGCCAATAGCCAAATTCATAGTCATAATAATACCAAAATGAATTGGATCAATATCTAGAGCTATTGCCACTGGCAAAAATATAGGTGCTAAAATAGTACAACTTGAAATATTATCAATAAACATTCCTACTATTAGTAAAAATATATTTATCAACAATAAAATAACTAATTTACTGCTTGAAAAATTAATCAATGCATTTGCCACAGTTCCCGGTACCTGTTCCATAGTCAATAGAGTTCCAAATCCTGAAGATAATCCAATCATAAATGATGTTGCACCTGCTATAACAACTGTATCTTTTAAACAATCAAATAGTTGTTTTTTCCTAATCTCTTTGTATACAAATGTTCCAATAATCCAAGTATATACACATGAAATAGCTGCTGCCTCTGTGGGTGTAAAATATCCACTATATATACCACCCAATATAATTAGAGGACTTAATAATGCCCAAAATGCATCTTTTACTGCTACAAAAACAGATTTTAACGTAGGTCTATCACCTTTACCAGACCATCCATTTTTTTTGGCGATTCTATAATTTAAAAACATCAAAGCTACTCCCATCAATATACCAGGAATAATTCCTGCTAAAAAAAGACTTCCAATAGATGTGCCAGTTACTACACCATAAATTACAAATGGTATAGATGGTGGAATAACTACACCAATAGTTCCAGCTGCAGCTGTTAGTGCTGCCGCATATCCTCCGTCATATCCTTCATCTTTCATAGCTGGCATCATAAAAGATCCCACTGCTGATACTGTAGCTGGTCCCGAACCAGAAATAGCAGCAAAAAACATACAAGTCAATGTTGTTACCATTCCAAGCCCACCAGTTATAAATCCTATTACATGATCAGCTAAATTTAATAATCTTTTGGAAACGCCACCATATCTCATGAAATTCCCTGCCAACATAAAAAATGGTATTGCCATCAATGTAAAAGAATCTAAAGCTGTAAAAGAATTTTGTGCAATCATAATTGGATCTATATTAGTTGCAAACAATACAGTAGTTAACGTTGCCAAGCCAAGTGATATACCAATTGGCAAGCTAATACTTACAAATACAGCTAGCAATATAAATAATAAAATTATCATTATTTACCCCCTCCTAAATTTCTAATTTTTGACCTCATGGTATAGTTTTTGTAGTAATCTAAATATCATCAGACCACAACCAACGGTAACGGAAGCATAAGCATATCCCATTGGTATTTGCATAGCGGGAGATACTTGTCCTCTATTAAACAATATCTTTACTAATTGACCCGATTTAATAGTCATAAATCCAGCAAATACTGTCCATAACACTATAATAAAAATTTCAAAATTCATTTTTCCTTTTTTAGAATATTTATCTCTGAAAGTAGTGATCCTCAAATGTGCATCCTCTTTCACCGCTAGAGAAGCCCCTATCCAAATTTGATACAACATTACATACCGAGCAATTTCTTCAGCCCATGTAAATGAAAAATCAAAAAAAGTCCGTAAAAAAACTTGTAAAGAAATAATCACAACCATGAATACCAATGTTCCAATAAGAAAATATGTTTCTAAATTTTCATCTAGCCATTTCAAAACTTTCAATGTTTTCCCTCCTATTCTAATCATTATATTTTTTAGCTAATTCTATTAGCCTCTTTCCCAACATATCTTCATACTCTTCATAAACAGATTGTGACATCTCAATAAATAAATCTTTTTGTTCTGGACTTACCTCATTTATATTCATCCCTGCCGCCTCTAGTTCTTGCAAAAATTCTTTTTCCATTTCTTGAGTAATCTTTCTTTCATATTCAATCATTTCCCTGGCACATTCTCTTAACATCGTGTTTAAATCCTGTGGAAGATTGTCAAGAAATTCTTTATTAAATAATAAACTTCCTGATGCAAAAAAATGTCCAGTTAAAGATAAATAATCTTGTACTTCATAAAATCTTGAAGAGCTTATTATTTGTAATGGGTTTTCCTGTGCATCAATGGTATTTTGCTGTAAAGCAGTAAACAATTCTGAAAAGCTAATTGGAGTAGGATTTGCTCCCCATGCTCTAAATGATGCCATATGTATAGGGTTTTCCATGGTTCTAATAGAAATGCCAGCTAAATCATCTGGCGAGGAAATCGCTTTCACGCTGTTTGTTATATGTCTATAACCAGTTTCTCCATATCCTAAATTAACAAGATTATGTGGTTCAAGTAATTTATTTAGTTCATAACCTAGTTCATTATCAAATGCTTTATATGCTGCCTCACGTGTTTTAAAGATAAAAGGCAAGTCTCCAACCATAAATTTAGGTTCAAAACCAGCTAAAACTGCTGTTCCTGGAAAAGATGCAGTTATAGATCCAAGGCTTACTGCTTCCACTGCTTGTCTATCTCCACCCAATTGGCTATTGGGATATACTTGTACATCAAATTTACCTTGAGATCTTTCTTCTAAAATTTCCTCAAAATAGACACAGGATAAGTGTATGGGAGATGTCTCATTTGCTACATGAGAAAGCCTAATGACAATGGGACCAGATGAAGTGGGATTTTTTTTATTATAATCTTCTTTATAGAATATACCAGCTGTCAAAAGTACAATAACTAGTACCAATAACAGAAACACGTGCTTCTTCTTCATTTTTTAATCCTCCTTATTTTTTATACTTTAAAATAATTCCTTCAAATAAAAGACAAAATTGACAAAGTAGAAACTCTCCTCCTTTCTATGTATACATGTACATGTATACTTGTATGTGTATATTATATTTAAAGTTTTCTAATTTGTCAATCAATTCTATAAATTCTTAATTGTTACTTTTTTAACTATTGACAAAATAAAAAGTGCCAATACTACGGAGTCTCATAAGACTTCCTAGTATTGACACTTTTAAAATTCACATTATTAATTTAAGCCAATTCTATGGACATACTAATCCTTCTGAATATTTAAATTTTTGATCATACGCATTTTGATATTATGGATATGATTCTGCATATGTTCCTTTGCTTTTTCTGTGTTTTGATTTTCTATATATTTATACAATTCTTTATGTTCTCTTATCACTTCTAAAAAAAATGTATCTGCTGTGGTTGCATTTAAAAAACGTCTAGAATTCATAAGAATGCTTGATAACTGCTTCTGCAAGTATTCATTTTGACTGATTCCAGCTATATAATTGTGTAATTCTGAATCAATATCTAAAAAAACTTTCTTACTTTTAAATTCCCCTGTTAATGCCTCTTCCTGTCTATGTAATATATATCTCATATTTTTCAGATCTTCTTCTGTTCTCAATGTAGCCGCCAATTCAATGGAAAGACCTTCTAATAGTTCTCTAACACTTAAAAGGTCTTCAACTTGCTTTTCGGTCAATTCTGCTACAAATGTACCTTTACCTGGAACAATTTTAAGAAGTCCTTCATATACTAGACGATTAAAAGCCGCCCTAATAGGGGTTCTAGATACACCTATTTGTTTGGATATCTCTTCTTCTTTTATCAATTCTCCTGGTTTTAATTCAAGATTTATAATGGCATCCTTTAAAATCTCGAATGTTCTTTCAGTCAATGTTCCCTTTACTTTTATTTTAGGTAATTGTTTCATAGATTATTCCTTCCCCTTTAACATATCTTTGTTAATATAATATCCATTTTTTTCAATGCTGTCAAGAAAAGCTATTACCCCACTGGCTACTAAACTAATATAAAGTCTATCTCTCTTTTATTTATATTAGTATTTGCTACTCGTATTTTTACTAAATCACCTATTCTATATGTCTTTTTAGTCATATCCCCTATAAGACTATAATTCTCTTCATCAAAGGTATAATAATCATCGGTCAATGTACTTATATGTACCAACCCTTCTATAGTGTTATCTAATTCCACAAACATACCAAAGGATGTAACCCCTGATATTATACCCTCATATTCTTCTCCTAGTCTTTTACTCATATATTCTACCATCTTCAGCTCATCTGTTTCCCTCTCTGCTTCATCTGCTAGTCTCTCTCTCTGAGAACACTGATCAGCTACTTCAGGTAATATTTTTCTTAATTTCTCTATCTTCTTAGTAGACATTCTATTATTTATAAATTTCTTTATTATTCTGTGTATCTGTAGGTCTGGGTATCTTCTTATGGGAGAGGTGAAATGACAATAATTATCAGTTGCCAACCCAAAATGTCCTTCATTTTCCACACTATATCTAGCCTTTTTCAATGACCTGAGCATAATAGTATTTATAACTGTCTCTTCCTTTTTACCTTTTATTTTCTTTATCAGTATTTGTAAGTCTTTAGGATGCACATTTTGTAAACCCTTTATTGTATATCCAAAGTTATATATAAATTTATTAAACTCATTAATTTTTGCCTCATCTGGATCTTCATGTATCCTATATACAAAGGGTATTTGAGACCAGTACATATATTCTGCCACCGTTTCATTACAAGCCAGCATGAATTCTTCTATTATACCATTGGCTATTCTTCTCTCAGCCTTTTTTATATTTACAGGCTTTCCTTCTTCATCTAACACTATATATGCTTCATCAAAATCAAAATCTATGCTTCCTCTATCTTCTCTTTTTTTCTTCAATATATTATAAAGTTCTGCCATGACTTCTATATCCTTCATTATATGAGCATATCTCTCTTTAAGATTCTCATCATCCTTTTCTAATATATCAGATATATCTGTATATACCAGCCTTTCTTTACTTTCTATTACAGATTCTGCTACTCTATGGTCTATTATCTTACCTTTCTTATCTATTTCCATAAATACTGAAAGAGTCAATCTAGGAGTATTGGGATTTAAACTACATATGCCATTAGACAACCTCTTTGGCAACATGGGAATTACTCTATCAACTAGATATACACTGGTACCTCTACTTAATGCCTCTTTGTCTAAAGGGCTGTTTTCTTTTACATAATTAGTTACATCGGCTATATGTACTCCTAACATATAATTGCCGTTATCCAATTTTTCTACAGATATAGCATCATCTAAATCTTTAGCATCTGCACCATCTATAGTAAATATGGTCTTATCTCTTAAATCAAGTCTTCCTATTAAATCTTCATCATTTACTTTCTCTGGTATGTTTTCAGCTTCATTTAGAACCTTCTCTGGAAATTCCTCTGATAAATTATATTTTCTAACTATTGACAAAACATCTGTACCTGCTTCATCTATATATCCTAATACCTCTACTATTTTCCCCTCAGGATTCCTTCTTTTTTCTGGCCATCTTGTTATCTCTACTACTACCTTTTGATTAGTTTTTGCACTATTTATCTCACTCTTTGGCACAAAAACATCCATACTTATTCTTTGATCATCGGGTATTACAAAGCCAAAGTTTTTGTTTTTCTCAAAGGTACCCACTATTTTTTCATTTGCCCGTTCTAAAATCCTTATTACTTCTCCCTCAGGCTTTCTATCTATATTACTTTTTTTATTTAATCTAACAATAACTTTATCACCATGCAATGCTCCATTTAAATCATTTGGAGAAATAAACACATCTGAACAATCTTTGTCCTCTGGCAATAAAAAACCGAATCCTTTAGGATTTCCTTGTAATTTTCCTACTATTAAATTCATCTTTTCAGGTATACCATAAGTATCCTCCCTAGTCTTTATAACTAGGCCCTCTTTTTCCATTTCATCTAGTATTTTATAAAAAGATTTTCGCTGTTCTTTATCTATATCAAATATTTCAGCCAATTCCTTATTAACTAAAGGTTTATAAGCCTTTTCCTCCATAAATGCCAATAACTTTTCCTTAGTACTCATAAAATTCCTCCAATCCCTTTTGTCCTTTTCCATCTATTTTTCCCTAATAATATATTTTATACCCTTATTTCAAAAAATAAAGCACACCTTTCTGTGTGCACAGATTATTGTCAAACATATATTCATCATAAAAGTATAAAACAAAAGTACATTTAGTAAAATTTATAACATATATAGAAATTAGTAGTTAATGGTTAGTAGTTATTAGTTTAATGATTAAATCCATAGGATTTTTTACATCAACTACGAACTACTAGCTACTAACTACTAACTATTTTACAAAATTAGTAACTATTTTAATACCTTTGTTATTAAACTAAATATACCTTTTTGTATACCTTATTTCTTTACTCCTCCTATATTGGCCTTTTTATTAAATAGGTCTACATCATAGGAATACATATTATCATTCTTTTCTCCATGGGCGTCTTCAGCTATATCTATAAGTTCAGTTATCATATCCTTAAATGTTATGCCCATAGGTTCCCACAAATAAAATGCAACTGAACCAGGTAAGGTATTTATTTCATTTACAAAAATATTATCATTTTCATCTATTAAGAAATCTATTCTGGCATTACCTCTACAGTCTAATGAATTAAATGCCCTTTTAGCAAAATTTTGTATATCCTCTGTCATCTTATCAGATAACTCTGCTGGTATAACCCTCTTTTGACCCTTTCCACCTTTTACATCGCTATTGATATATTTATCTTCATATGAAAGTAAATCCTTCCAGCCCAAAGGTTCTTCACAGAAAGATGCCTTTAACTCATCATCCTTACCCATCACTGCACAATTTATTTCTCTGGGATTAACAACAGCATTTTCCACTAAAATCTTTCTATCATATCTTATAGCTACCTCTATAGCATCTATAAGCTTATCTACATCTGTGGCTTTAGTTATGCCTACACTGGAACCTAAATTTGCGGGTTTTACAAATACAGGATATTCAAGTTTGTCTTCTACATCTTTAATAATTGTATCTCTATCTTTTATCCATTTCTTCCTATAAAACCAAATATGATCAACAATAGGTAGGGCTTCCGCTTTAAAAACTGACTTCATAATAATTTTATCCATACCTACAGCCGATGACATAACTCCTGCCCCCACATATGGTACATTTATAAGTTCTAATATTCCCTGTATAGTTCCATCTTCTCCATTTGTTCCATGCATTGCAGGAAAAATCACATCAATACTATCCAATACCTTTTTAGAAAACATTCCTATTTTATTGGGATGATTATATAGATTTTTATCATCATGGGTAGCAGTTATTACTATTTCCTTTGTATTGCCAAATTCTTTATTTTTGAAAGTATCAAATTTCTTTAATTCTTCTCCAGTATACCACTTTCCTTTTTTATCTATATATATAGGCACAGGTTCATATTTAGTCTTATCCATATTTTCCATTACCTGGAGGCCAGTTATCACTGACACCTCATGCTCAACAGTCCTACCTCCAAACAATACACCTACCCTTTTTTTCATACAAAAAATCCTCCTTATTCATTATAATTATCGGGTAAATCATTTTCAAATAATACTACATCTTTCTCTTTTACTAAACTCTGAATAACTCCAGTGGATTCATCCAGTGTCTTTACAACAAATATATTGTCCTTATTAAACTTTTGTTCAACAAGACCTTGGTATATTGGCCTAGTTCTCTTTTCACCAACTAGTATTACGAAATCACAAACCTTACTTATATTCTTGCCAAATTCCTTATTTTCCTCTTCTTCTCTGTCTCCTAATTCCACCATACCTGGAGTAACTATAACCTTTCTTCCTTCTTTAAATTGATTTAAAACCTCTAACGCTGCCTTGGCACCCACAGGATTAGAATTAAAAGCATCATCTATAATAATCACACCTGTACCTGGATTGATTAATTGTAGTCTATGAGGAATAGGCTCTACCTTAGATATCCCCTTAGATATATCATCTAAATTCATTCCCATTGCATTGGCCACTGCTACCCCTGCCAATATATTGGATATATTGTGCTTGCCTAACAATTTGCTACTACACTTTACACTATTACCTTCTTTATCTGACAATATAAAAGTAGAGCCGCCCTCATTAACTTCTATATCTTTAGCATATATATCTAAATATTCATGGTCTTTTATACCATATAATATCTTTTCTTTAAAAGTCTTATCTGCTAATTTCCTTACATATTTATTATCATAATTGAATATTGCTATACCATCAGCAGGTAGATTCTCTATCAGTTCATATTTAGTTTTCATTATGTTTTCTATGTTTTTAAATGTCTCTAGATGGGTAGGTCCTATGGAAGTAAGTACACCTATTTTAGGTCCTACAAGTTTAGCTAATTCATCTATATCACCTATATTCCTAGCTCCCATCTCTACTACAAAGGCCTCATAACTATCATCAAGGGTATTATTTATAACTTTACTTATACCCATAGGGGTATTATAGCTTTCTGGTGTGTTTAATACATTATATTTATGCCTTAATATTTCAGCAGTGATAAATTTGGTAGATGTCTTGCCAAAACTACCAGTAATACCAACTATATTCATATTTTCAAAGTTTCTTACTTTATTATATGCCATATCATAATAATATTTATTTATTCTTTTTTCTATGGGTAATACTAGTAAATTGGCTAATATTATAGTCTGAGGAATACCATAAATTATAAGTAATGAACCTATTAATATAAGATCAAAGGGTCTATCACTAAAATTTATGACAACTAATCCATATATCAGCATAATAATTAAATTTATTGCTATAATAGCTATAAATAATCTTTTAGCCCTTTTAGTAAATACTAAGTCCTTTTTAGCGTTTTTACTTTTAAAATCTTCCACTAATAAAAAACAAAATAGTAAGAACAACAATATCATTGGTAATAAAAGTATCTTAGAATCTATTAGTATAACTATTATCTCTAATAAGAATAACGCAATGGCACTATTCCTTACCTTATTTGAAAATACATTTTTACCAGATTCCTTTAGCCACCTTTTATATTGATTATTTCTGTATCCCTCCAATTGCATCATATGTAATGTATATCTTGATGTCCAATACATAGGTATTAACCATATAACAAATAATATAGCTCCTATAATCCCTAAATTATTTAAAATGATATCCATTTTTCACTCTCCTAACTACTACTATCCAAAAAACTATCTATAACCCTATTAAATGTATACATCTGGTCTATATAAGAATAATGCCCTGCATTATCCAATACTACTAGACCGCTACCCTCTATTTCATTTTCCATTATTTTTCCCATATAAAGTGGAGTAGCATCATCATCCCTTCCCCATACTAATAATGTTGGTACATTTATATTTTTTAAATATGGTCTTAAGTTTTCATTTATTACTTTAACCATTATTTTTCTCATAATTCCATCGGCCGCTCTATAATCCTGTGAGCCATATCTCTTATAAAACTTCTCTAATCTCTTATCCTTTTCCTTCCAAAAAAATAATAGATTATATATTCCCTTCATTATTTTAAATGTATATACTTTAAGATAATATTTAGGTTTCCTCTTTGGAATTATACCTGCACTGTCTATAAGTACCATTTTGCTTAAAATATCTGGATATTTATTGGCTAACATTATAGATACCCTGCCCCCGTGGGAGTGACCCATAAGTATTATATCCTTAATATTCAATTTATCTACAAATTTTTTTATAAAGTCAGCATATTCTTCAGAACCCCATACAGTTAGAGGTCTATCACTTTGACCAAATCCTGGTAAATCCAATGCCCATACCTTATACCTATCTTTAATATGATTATATATAGGTATAACTGTATCTATATTTGCCCCCCATCCATGAAGAATAAGGACATTTTCTCCTTCACCTTCACATATG
This region includes:
- a CDS encoding pyridoxal phosphate-dependent aminotransferase, with protein sequence MKDCNERLKAMPFGGLYEIFGRANKLEEQGKRVIHMEIGRPDYDSPDFAKEGVKKALDKGQVHYTDINGIKPLRKAICEKEERRFGLKYDYETEISVMCGAAEVIGVIMLTMLNPGEEIICPSPFFSAYREQAIIAGVKLVEVPVLMVDNWELRIEEIEKRITKNTKMILLNSPNNPAGYVLDKENLQKIANIAKERDLIVVSDECYDEFIYGQEHVSISTLEDMRERTLVVKSTSKSFSMTGWRVGYVLGPLNAIKYINKVHQNFSTCVTAFAQWGAVEAFKHGDNFIDDMVKEFKRRGDYLYDAFTKIDGLKMIKPKGAFYAFPDITAFGMTETDFCNYLMDEAGVVGVPGTAFGDYGKGHIRLAYCRSYEDIVEACYKIKEALGKL
- a CDS encoding alpha/beta fold hydrolase; its protein translation is MHIDIDGLRINYICEGEGENVLILHGWGANIDTVIPIYNHIKDRYKVWALDLPGFGQSDRPLTVWGSEEYADFIKKFVDKLNIKDIILMGHSHGGRVSIMLANKYPDILSKMVLIDSAGIIPKRKPKYYLKVYTFKIMKGIYNLLFFWKEKDKRLEKFYKRYGSQDYRAADGIMRKIMVKVINENLRPYLKNINVPTLLVWGRDDDATPLYMGKIMENEIEGSGLVVLDNAGHYSYIDQMYTFNRVIDSFLDSSS
- a CDS encoding DctP family TRAP transporter solute-binding subunit, which encodes MKKKHVFLLLVLVIVLLTAGIFYKEDYNKKNPTSSGPIVIRLSHVANETSPIHLSCVYFEEILEERSQGKFDVQVYPNSQLGGDRQAVEAVSLGSITASFPGTAVLAGFEPKFMVGDLPFIFKTREAAYKAFDNELGYELNKLLEPHNLVNLGYGETGYRHITNSVKAISSPDDLAGISIRTMENPIHMASFRAWGANPTPISFSELFTALQQNTIDAQENPLQIISSSRFYEVQDYLSLTGHFFASGSLLFNKEFLDNLPQDLNTMLRECAREMIEYERKITQEMEKEFLQELEAAGMNINEVSPEQKDLFIEMSQSVYEEYEDMLGKRLIELAKKYND
- a CDS encoding TRAP transporter large permease; the protein is MIILLFILLAVFVSISLPIGISLGLATLTTVLFATNIDPIMIAQNSFTALDSFTLMAIPFFMLAGNFMRYGGVSKRLLNLADHVIGFITGGLGMVTTLTCMFFAAISGSGPATVSAVGSFMMPAMKDEGYDGGYAAALTAAAGTIGVVIPPSIPFVIYGVVTGTSIGSLFLAGIIPGILMGVALMFLNYRIAKKNGWSGKGDRPTLKSVFVAVKDAFWALLSPLIILGGIYSGYFTPTEAAAISCVYTWIIGTFVYKEIRKKQLFDCLKDTVVIAGATSFMIGLSSGFGTLLTMEQVPGTVANALINFSSSKLVILLLINIFLLIVGMFIDNISSCTILAPIFLPVAIALDIDPIHFGIIMTMNLAIGFITPPYGANLFIASAVGKIPMEGIIKYIWPIIGTIIFVLLLTTFIPQLSMLLV
- the rnr gene encoding ribonuclease R gives rise to the protein MSTKEKLLAFMEEKAYKPLVNKELAEIFDIDKEQRKSFYKILDEMEKEGLVIKTREDTYGIPEKMNLIVGKLQGNPKGFGFLLPEDKDCSDVFISPNDLNGALHGDKVIVRLNKKSNIDRKPEGEVIRILERANEKIVGTFEKNKNFGFVIPDDQRISMDVFVPKSEINSAKTNQKVVVEITRWPEKRRNPEGKIVEVLGYIDEAGTDVLSIVRKYNLSEEFPEKVLNEAENIPEKVNDEDLIGRLDLRDKTIFTIDGADAKDLDDAISVEKLDNGNYMLGVHIADVTNYVKENSPLDKEALSRGTSVYLVDRVIPMLPKRLSNGICSLNPNTPRLTLSVFMEIDKKGKIIDHRVAESVIESKERLVYTDISDILEKDDENLKERYAHIMKDIEVMAELYNILKKKREDRGSIDFDFDEAYIVLDEEGKPVNIKKAERRIANGIIEEFMLACNETVAEYMYWSQIPFVYRIHEDPDEAKINEFNKFIYNFGYTIKGLQNVHPKDLQILIKKIKGKKEETVINTIMLRSLKKARYSVENEGHFGLATDNYCHFTSPIRRYPDLQIHRIIKKFINNRMSTKKIEKLRKILPEVADQCSQRERLADEAERETDELKMVEYMSKRLGEEYEGIISGVTSFGMFVELDNTIEGLVHISTLTDDYYTFDEENYSLIGDMTKKTYRIGDLVKIRVANTNINKREIDFILV
- a CDS encoding D-alanine--D-alanine ligase family protein, with translation MKKRVGVLFGGRTVEHEVSVITGLQVMENMDKTKYEPVPIYIDKKGKWYTGEELKKFDTFKNKEFGNTKEIVITATHDDKNLYNHPNKIGMFSKKVLDSIDVIFPAMHGTNGEDGTIQGILELINVPYVGAGVMSSAVGMDKIIMKSVFKAEALPIVDHIWFYRKKWIKDRDTIIKDVEDKLEYPVFVKPANLGSSVGITKATDVDKLIDAIEVAIRYDRKILVENAVVNPREINCAVMGKDDELKASFCEEPLGWKDLLSYEDKYINSDVKGGKGQKRVIPAELSDKMTEDIQNFAKRAFNSLDCRGNARIDFLIDENDNIFVNEINTLPGSVAFYLWEPMGITFKDMITELIDIAEDAHGEKNDNMYSYDVDLFNKKANIGGVKK
- a CDS encoding GntR family transcriptional regulator; protein product: MKQLPKIKVKGTLTERTFEILKDAIINLELKPGELIKEEEISKQIGVSRTPIRAAFNRLVYEGLLKIVPGKGTFVAELTEKQVEDLLSVRELLEGLSIELAATLRTEEDLKNMRYILHRQEEALTGEFKSKKVFLDIDSELHNYIAGISQNEYLQKQLSSILMNSRRFLNATTADTFFLEVIREHKELYKYIENQNTEKAKEHMQNHIHNIKMRMIKNLNIQKD
- a CDS encoding TRAP transporter small permease, producing MKVLKWLDENLETYFLIGTLVFMVVIISLQVFLRTFFDFSFTWAEEIARYVMLYQIWIGASLAVKEDAHLRITTFRDKYSKKGKMNFEIFIIVLWTVFAGFMTIKSGQLVKILFNRGQVSPAMQIPMGYAYASVTVGCGLMIFRLLQKLYHEVKN
- a CDS encoding UDP-N-acetylmuramoyl-tripeptide--D-alanyl-D-alanine ligase, with product MDIILNNLGIIGAILFVIWLIPMYWTSRYTLHMMQLEGYRNNQYKRWLKESGKNVFSNKVRNSAIALFLLEIIVILIDSKILLLPMILLFLLFCFLLVEDFKSKNAKKDLVFTKRAKRLFIAIIAINLIIMLIYGLVVINFSDRPFDLILIGSLLIIYGIPQTIILANLLVLPIEKRINKYYYDMAYNKVRNFENMNIVGITGSFGKTSTKFITAEILRHKYNVLNTPESYNTPMGISKVINNTLDDSYEAFVVEMGARNIGDIDELAKLVGPKIGVLTSIGPTHLETFKNIENIMKTKYELIENLPADGIAIFNYDNKYVRKLADKTFKEKILYGIKDHEYLDIYAKDIEVNEGGSTFILSDKEGNSVKCSSKLLGKHNISNILAGVAVANAMGMNLDDISKGISKVEPIPHRLQLINPGTGVIIIDDAFNSNPVGAKAALEVLNQFKEGRKVIVTPGMVELGDREEEENKEFGKNISKVCDFVILVGEKRTRPIYQGLVEQKFNKDNIFVVKTLDESTGVIQSLVKEKDVVLFENDLPDNYNE